GAATTCTGACCTTTGGAACCAAGTTAGCAAGAACGATCTAGAAATAAGAGATTAGACAAAGTTTAATATTACGGATGAGACGTAATTCAAACCAAGATGGTATTAGTTGACTGAACTTTGAATGATTCCTCAGTTTGGGATTATTTGAAGgcgttaaaaagaaaaaaataatgataagatTATTTCAAGCAAGACACAAATACAGTTAAATGTGTAATTCTTGATAATTTCAAATGCAATCTGTAAAACCGCGGCCTTTTTTTAACAGCCAGCCGAAAAACCCAACTACGCACTAACCAAGTGGACGCCGTTCtcaaatcaatcaattaattgatcaatcaaaatcaaaaccCTACTTGTTTAGTTTTTCCGAGCTTTTCCAAATCATAATATTTCATTCATCATAAGGGGTTCTCCGCTAACAGATAAACAGCATGTTAGTGTCAGAGACAGAGTGCGCTTGAGAGACTTAGGCAGCGATATAATGAGATGATTCATCATAATATAAGGTCATATTGGAAAATCAAACTGAAGGATGGTAGTTTTTCAGATATCACTAAAACGAGTACTAAGAGCATAGGGAAAGTTTGCTTACATGTGTTTCAAATATTCATTTTCCGGTTCTACCgctattaattttataattattagacAGGTCGTCGCATTCTACTGGGATAAGTTATCATTATCATATCCTCATTTGCCCTCGGATTTGAAGAGTAGCTAGAGGTATGTACTAGAAAAGCCAGACCACATGCAACACCTGGAACTCGGTGTCGTACTCTTTCCGAACAGTGTGTCGGTTGTTCTTACGTCCCGcagaattgtgaacaatgaAGAGATGCGAGACGGGGCCtgcggtttatcgtccttatccgagaggactagagagtctaaccatttgcagatgtaattacaaaggcatcactttctactcagttacaTAAAGACCCTGGGTGTTGGTCCAGCCAAtgttcgaacccacgacctcatGCATGGCAGTCCGATACTCAACCACATGGCGAAACACTATTTTGACCCTTGCCTTAGGTAATCAATGATATACGCCCTAATTGCAATCAAATCATCTAAAATAATAGGTAAAGCGCTAGACGACATGAACTATCTTGTCTCAGCTAATTGACATGCAGGCTTAGAATGACTGAGTTAACTCAAGCTTGCTCCTTAATATCTCTTCAAGAAATGGCTATGGAAGAAAAGGACATGGTTGTCCATGTTGGCTGTAATAAACTCAACCAAAGCTAGTAGATAAAGCAAGTTAAATAGATGTCCTCCAGTCGAAAATTGCTCGAAAAAGGTATCGAGACAAGAAACGATCCATACCCGACACGAAACGCTTTACAAGTCCGGGTTCGGCATTCTGCATTTTATCGTGCTATTCAGAACTATATAAGCATAGGTTTCGTAAAAGATAGACAAGTAAAAATTAGCGATAGGAAAGAACGATGTTTCAGTgacaagttcaagttcaagttcaaatgcaaaaaaaccgTCAGAAAATTTATTCAAGATTAACATACTTCTTAATGAAATATGCAATATCAAATTAATAGTGTTCAGGCCGCTTTTTGCCACTAACGTTGAACACCTGCAGCCAATTCCTGCGCCAAAAGAGAACGCAACAATCCGAATAGTACTGCCTTCAAAGAGCAGGATTCGGCTGATTGTCCGCTGAAACACCTGAGCCTGAAGAGCCACAAAGTCATTTAACCGGTATTTGTCTGTAAATAAGATCCAGCGAGAGATAAAAAATGTCCATTCTTAACCAAGAACGGGGTAGAGTTTGTGACGCAAGTTATGTAGGCTATGCTCTCAGACATTTGCCCCAACTCCCGTCCTAGATGATTGACATTAATTTGCTCCTGAACGGAAGCCAAATGTATAGCAGTCAAGTTGAGTGCAGATTGATAACAATGAGATTTCGGTCAATACAGATTGTCGGAGGGATTGTCGCGGGTAGAAATCTCGGACACAACACAGAACACATTAAACTGTAGAGACTTTATTATGAAAACAGATTTAAAATCCCGATTACCTCCTAGTCCAATGCAAAACACAAATTGTTCACAAGAAATCTATAGGCCCTAAACGAAATCTTCAATATACATAGAAAATAGTAGGTGGAGCTGTCATCCCTGGGGTTTTCAAGTATATTGATAGTGATAATACTGTAAAAGAAACAGAATTGTGGTGGAACGAAAATAGTGTCACCCGCTCTCGTAAAACACCTTTCTGACGAAACCTTCGAAGAGTATCAACTTTGTTCACTGCGATTTTTAATCCATAGAAGCCACGCTTTCAGACCCCGTGGAACTCAGAAGCCGATGCGGTCTTAGGATTTCGTTTTTAAGAGAATTTCCACGTTTTACGGCCCATGAAAGATGATGGTGGGAAAACTTCACCGGAAATCATTTCTTTTGCCTTTACTTAAAACTGCTTTATTTCAGTCAATGTTTGGTTTCGAAAAAACAGAGCAGAAATCTTTTTAACATATCTTTTCAAAATGCCTGATAAAACTTAATCAAAAGAGCGGATGAATTTGCTCACCAGTGGTTCGGTTTCTTGGCCTAAACATCTTGCTTATGTTACTCAACAAGCAATAGCTGGCGATCAAGTTGTGTAGCGGATGGCTATAGCTATTGAAAACAATATCTTATGTCAGTGTGCAACTTTAAAAGACGCTCAAAATACCTTACGCTTCAAACATGTTGTTCAGGGCGGCAAAAGAGCCGATGGATATTTCCTGTATAGTGTTCCTcactcaaaggattaataaatatgtTAATTAATATGTGTAGATCTCTTTCCTCGAGTATCGCCAACCGACCGACATTTTGATTATAGAATAATATAACGGACTAAGCCATAGTAAAATGTGTTTCCTCTCGGGCAATGGAGTACAAAATGACATCTCTCATGATTGACAGGTCAAATGTTAGCACCTCCTAGCTGATGTCCGAGATTCTAACCATGTCCGAGGGCTAACACAGGGGCCTAGCCAGCTTGCTAGTTGACAGGGCTAAGTGACTTATCGTCCCTCTTGATTTCGTATTGGATTTAGAACTCAACTTGAAGCCTTCTTATCTGAAGGAAACACTTTTGATGTGAGTACCCTACCATCAAATCAATCAGTAAAACAGTGAAATAAATATTGCAGATAATTTCCGCTCATCTaagaagtaaagaaaaataCTTTCCCGCCTTTGAAAAGTCCAAAATCTCTTTGCTCGAGGAAAACAAAGCCACAGCATTTTTTATCTATGGAATACTTGGTTATATATCAAACCTAGGTAATATACCAAACAAGCTGATCTGTGTTTCCGTTAAGACCTTCTAAGTATCAGCGGTGTGCTTCTACGTTAgagcaaaattgtaaaaatgcCTTTGTAAATTGGTAATGCGATTGTCAGAATTGAATCTCCCTAACGGCGACTGGAATATGATTGTGGTTTCAACCATTACGGTATTATTTAAAGGCAAGTGATGCTGTCATGAGGAGGACTTTCTATCCATGGCTAACCCAAAGAAACGACACCAACAACACGATAGTGGAAATTCTCCACTTCGTATCAATGGAGCTAGGCCGCCTATATTTTCGGTTCTTGCCACAGAACAGTCAGCTGCAGTGCATCTAACAACATACCACCAACGCGTATCTGGGAAATGAAATACTCTTCACAATtcctttcttgtttcttgtcgTAACTGTATTAACTCTCAAACATAATCTCGTGGTTTTACGCCCACCCGGTTCCAACACCATCGACATATTGCTCGCAGGAACAGGCGGTACGAGGCTTCGAAATTTTAAACTGCATTTCCGAGAACTGTCATTGCAAAAATCCCTCCCAGGTTAACTGAAGACAAACGGCAGCCGCTACTTGACAAGAAAGTGTTTTCACTAGGCCGATTAACTAGCTGAACATTCTTTCTAGGTGTCTGTTTACAGATCAACATTAGCTAGTTAAACGTGACATCTGTTTTCACTGTGAAATTTTACCCCAAACTTAAGCCGCCTACACATTAGATTCAAATTACAAAAGCGCGGAACTTTCAAAAATGCCGGGACACGAAGCGCTTGTTATGACTTCTCTTGTCTTGATTATGGCAATATTTCTGCGAAAGAGAAGGACTTTCTTTCGGAGGATGCGGCTAATGGCCTTACAGACGAGGACGATGCGATGTAATGCTGTAACGTTGATTGTCAATCGATAGAAACGAGGATCAGGATTAAAGTCGTCAGCCATTTTGAACCACGAGGCAACCTGAACTACGATACACGCGTCTATCGGCAGATTAATGGGATGCGTCTGTCACTACGCGCAATGCGATTGGCTGCGGCACTTACCAGGACAAGTTATACCATCTCGCGAGGTAGTATAACTTGGCGTGAATTTCCGGTCATAAAGGCGAGATAATCCCTTGGTTTTCCTAGTGAAAACAGcttgcatttttaactcgctaaACTAAACACAAAGTGTTTTCACTGCATTTCCGCATTTATCCAGCTTTATCTAGTCAAAATTGTCCTAGTGAAAACAAAGCCCTTTCGATTCAATATTGTCGCAAAAAATTAGCCCCTCACGCATACGTCTAGATAAACATGTATTACGGTTTTTCAATACTCTGAAATGTAAATTAGTAGTCACATTAATAATCATTTTATCGACGTTTTTCTTCTGAGGGGAAAGAGCGCCGAGAAAAGTAGAGGGTGTAGTTTTGTATCTCTTTTTTTTGGCATCATTTTAATTCCAATCAAATTGCACGACAAGAAATGGCAGACACTTCAATCACAAAAGGGTATTGTGTTGAGTTATGCCAATGTGAAGGAGTTTGTTTCTTGGAATGTGATATCTTTAAATGCAGGGAAGTTTCATCTTTTCTGTGCTGGAAAAGGGTAACATTCCCATTTAACGCCATGGCATTCGATTTGCTGATTCTCTGACGTGAAGAAACTTACTTGCTATAACCCAGCAATCACTGCAGAATGTTCTGTTGGTAAGTAAACGTTACCAACATTTCTAGCTACTTGATAAGAGTCGTCCTGACGACACTCACCTACCGACATAAGTCAACTTGCCAAGCACAAAGAAGACCCGACTAGTTATAACAGAAATTCGGAGAGCAATGCAGGAAGCCTCAAGGAAAGACAACAGTTATCTTGGGTATCAATTTGAGGTGAAATCCTTAGGCAACGTTTATGCCAACGAAGTTTCAGGGGAAAATTTATCAAACTTGGGCAGACACGTCTTTGAGGACACTGCTCCACCAAACGATGAAAGCTTCAGTCACACTGCTGCAACTACAAAGCAAGAAATATTTTGCGACGCTTCTGCAAGTAGGAAGAAAGAGGAAGggaaagataaaataaaagagcGGCCAAGCCATTTTTACAGAAATGAGTGTGCATTTAGTTTTCACAATGACAATCCTTTGTCTGCGTCGCAAATCCAGAGAAACAACAAACCGAACTGTGTAAACGAACGCCTAAACAACACGAGTGATGGCGAGTTCCCCTCAGCGGATGTAACGATGAGAAAAATGCAGCaaaataaaaacgaaaaaataCCAAGAGAGCATGATATCTGCACGTGCACCCACCCTAAGAGGCTGGAAGAGAAGAACGTGGGCGGATCACATCTTTGTCGTAAGGAGTGCACCCGAATACCTGCTTTCCTTCTAGTGCTTACTTTCTTCATGGCCGCTGCGGGATTAATTTTAATGATCATGTTGCTTAATGGCAAGATCAGATGTCCCTTAAACTATTCCAAAGGTATTGCTtcaatttttttacaatatatataaaataattttagaATGGGGCCACGGTTCGAAGCCAAACTAGCTTGAATATACGGGGTTGCAACTCCACTCTGAGAGATCTTTCTCCAGATACTCCGGTTTCCCGCTctcaccaaaactaaatttccTCGATTTGCATTAATTTGATTTCTGGGACTTATGACTGGCGATGTGTCAAAAGCTGGGTCTTAAAATTTTAGTTTGGCCAAGTAGAGATCACATGAACGCATCATTTATAATCATAATGAACGTGAGAATGCGAATGTAAGATAACTGAAACAGATATTCGATCCTCTTTCCGGGGAAATTTCCTGCCGCTGGGAAAAAGTAAGAGAGTGAAACGACTTATGGCGCCACTTAAGTCACCCTACTTGAATCTAAATTTCTACATTTGAGCTGGCCACATATCAATTTACGGTCATGAAGAATCCTCCAGGCTCCGCATAGAAAGTGAGTTTCTTCTTTCTGTGTCAACTGTGAAATTACTAACGAACAAGCAAATAAAGCAAgctcgttttgttttgttttataatCAATGGATATTCTGAATCACATGGCCTTGGTTATTAAAGAAAGTACTCTGTGACTTGAAAGATAAATCTAAATATAAAGCTTGGGCCATTTAATGCTTCAGTTAATGCCACTGGTATGGGGGAAGGCCAGTGGTAAAGAAGTAGTACTACGCGAACAGAAATTATCATTCCGCCGTAACATGACAATGCGAGGACATTTCATTTCAAGGAGATCAGTCTTGTCAGTTTTATCACCTCATGCATATAAAAGGAGAGGCGGGAATTATTGGCAGCCAAGTTAAGATGGACGAATTTAGAATTTGTCTGAATGTTGCATGCGCCTTAGGGAAAAAGCGCAGGGAAGCTTCATACTTGCCCCAATGTCCTGAGGGAATAAATCACAAAAGATCTTCAGAGCTTAATGCTGTAACGTCTCTATTTGGCCTTACTGATCACCAttccatttttaattatttcagaTGCACCAGCACCAGAAAAATTGGTTTACTTTTCATCTGAATTACGAGAATTAAAAGAGAACTTTACAAAGCTGAAAGAGGAACTAGACTACACTCGGCAAGAACTGGCAAGACTGCGTGAAGGCAGCAAACATTTAACAGAAGGAAAAGCACGTAACATCACTACTCAGGTGACTTAAGTTATGCTCTTTCCTAAGTAGGTGTTCCGGTTTGAACCGGACGCAGAAGAGATAGAAACGGGCCCAAGGCTAATTTACAGCATGCAATAAATTGGAAACCTTCTTCAGCTTAGTTTTAGAGCATACTGAAATAGTAATAGAAGGGTCATTGGGTCTTTTTCAAGAATAGTTGACGTATTATTTGTGCTACATTCAGTTGCGATaccagaaaaaaatatatatcgaCTTTTTCTTGATCGCGGCTCGCAAAGGGTCGACGTAAGGCTCACAAAGGATCTACGTGAAGTGATTGTAAACAGCCGATTGAAAACATTGCGAACAAAAGCTTTCAGTAAAGTTTTCTTCATAATTTGCCAAGAAAAACCCTTTGGTAAACTTCCATCGATGATAGCAATTAAGGGCTTAAAAAATCCTTTTTTGAGAAATCTGGCAAAACGTGAAATACAGAGATCGTGACAAAGATTAACCTGAAATTCACTTGGTGCTAGATTGCGGCTTTTGAGCTCTTGCGTGCAGCAGATCGGTGTACTGTATCGCAATTAACCCATATCACTTAAACCGTTTTGAGTAACGTCCGAAAATTACATAATTTTGCAATCAGGCTGTACGCCACAAGAAAGCCTCATTATTTACTATGATAGAGCAAAATCTGCAATCAACAGGACTTTCTACCCTGTGTTGCAGACGTAATCTAACCCCGGTTAAAAACGTCTGCCTTCTGGACCGCCAGCAGACTCAATAAATTATCGTAGGTGCGTTTCGGATTTCTCTTTAACATAATTGGCTATTGCCAATCGACGAAGCAATCATGGCGCGTACTCAAATTCTGGTACATACAAAAAAGCATTCGGCGCTGTTTCGTTACTAACCGGGGTTAGCTTACAACTACAATGCAGACTACAGGTTTCACGAGAAAGAATTCCGTATAAATTTGTCGTTTATAAAGCAATTTGGACAACTTCCATTACGATACACGTTCCTTTCACAGCTTGGACGGGAACTCGAACACTGACCAGCTCCtggttggcctgatagctcaactggtagaggaTTGCACCGGCATCAAAGAGATCAGGGTTTTAGTGttaaggcctgaatttttcaggcctttctcgtttAGTTAAGTAGCACCTAAGGGGATCCTACTACACattagaaaaatacatttcgATATGAAATAAATCTTCTGCTCAAACCAATGGAACCTACGATCCTTTTCCTGAACAATAATAGAACAGGGCCAGCCTTATTGATAAATAACTATTATATACTACTGGTGGTAACATGTACCACTTCAAGCAAAAAACATTGTAACTAACCATCATGCACTGTAACCCTAAGCCAAACAACTCGCAGATCGTTTCTAGTCTTACTATACCAGTTAGTATGGTTAAAACTACCACTGATAAACCTCCATTGTAAGTTGCGACTGTGGTAACAGTATACAAGAAACACCACCACAGCTGGTTGCACTTTTGTGGACTTTTCAAGCACATTAGATAAGAACAAGTTTTTTCCTTCAGTCTTGGAATTTCGTACAGAGGCACTTCTGTTCCAGCAGAATGTATCTCCGCAGTCTGCCTTGGAAGAAGGATTCGTATTTTATGTCAACCGTAGGACCGATATTGAACCTGTTcatcctttcttttctttgatatTTTGTAGGTAAACCACTCAAGCGACCAAGAAAACGTTAAATTGATGCTGAATTCGTCCGAACAACGATTAATGGAAGTGATTTCCAACGTTTGGGTCCAAGTTAACAAGACTGGACGAGAACTGTGggaagaaacaacaaaattgcGAATGGCAGAAAATTCATCTCAAGAAGAAATTCAGAGGGTACGAGTTTCATATCCTGGCCCTCTTTCACGGAGATGCTCTCGTACGAACCATTACTGTCGGTGCAGCTCAATAGCATAGTCAGGTGTCCAAGTTCTCGTTCAAAAGTCCaagttcaaaataatatttcgaCCAGAAAATAATTGACTTGACTGAGAGATCCTTTACCAAAATTTCATTGTCTCTAACTGCATGCAGTCTCTTTGCAAACAACAAAAGTT
This genomic window from Acropora muricata isolate sample 2 chromosome 2, ASM3666990v1, whole genome shotgun sequence contains:
- the LOC136907420 gene encoding putative leucine-rich repeat-containing protein DDB_G0290503 isoform X1; the protein is MQEASRKDNSYLGYQFEVKSLGNVYANEVSGENLSNLGRHVFEDTAPPNDESFSHTAATTKQEIFCDASASRKKEEGKDKIKERPSHFYRNECAFSFHNDNPLSASQIQRNNKPNCVNERLNNTSDGEFPSADVTMRKMQQNKNEKIPREHDICTCTHPKRLEEKNVGGSHLCRKECTRIPAFLLVLTFFMAAAGLILMIMLLNGKIRCPLNYSKDAPAPEKLVYFSSELRELKENFTKLKEELDYTRQELARLREGSKHLTEGKARNITTQVNHSSDQENVKLMLNSSEQRLMEVISNVWVQVNKTGRELWEETTKLRMAENSSQEEIQRIKRSLTDLRQEGNSREKRINETIHLKLKNNDAMMSLKMLLNSSFQEMQDELSQIWSSLHSSEKDLQAMWIAINTTEQDLTLKITNVSRITGPKKALGSNGKGGLRGCKYKVHIGNDTVGSDVVDASLEEPMGSRIIGATCSTNYAQEYNLESNISSTKRRRFICNCRGPSQLFFPVGKEKRECRLHYWLCSMI